From the Juglans microcarpa x Juglans regia isolate MS1-56 chromosome 3D, Jm3101_v1.0, whole genome shotgun sequence genome, the window AATGGGGTCTCTCTTGTCGAGGCTTTTACCATGGCTCTGTTTTTCCTATAGGACACTTGGGAGCTCTTCTACCCAATCTCCTTTCTTATTCGTAAGTCTGTTCTTTAGCATCTTGAGCAGGAATTTGTTGGTAGCTTTTACTTGCCTGTTGTTCTAGAGGTGTCCCAGGTAAGAATATTTGAATTGAATTCCCAGTTCCATCCACCAACCCCGATAATGCTCCGAGTCGAACTGTCGCCCACTATCCGAAATGATGCTTTGGGGGATTTTGAATCAGCATACAATGGTTTTCCATAGGAATTTGGTGATATTTCTCGCCATGATCATTGCCAGGAGTTCTGCCTCTGCCCATTTGGTGAAGTAGTCTACAATGATGATCATGAATCTTACTCCTCCTTTCCCTGGTGGGAGAGTCCTACTAGGTCCACCCCCTACTTTATGAATGGCCATGGGGACATTATGAAGGTCAACTCCCCTGGCGGGCAATGTGATACTGGGGCAAACATCTAACACTTCGCGCATTTCTGAACAAACTCTTTCATATCCTTGAGGGCATGTGGCCAATATTAGCATGCACTTGCAACCTTTATCGCCAAAGCACTTCCCTCGGAGTGGTTCCCGCACACTCATTCATGCACCTTTGCTAGGATGTATTATGCCTCTTGTGGGGAGAACACTTTAGCAAGGAGGTCGAGAAGCCTCATTTGTAAAGAATTTTGTCGATCAGGGTGAACCGCGTagcttttcttttgattttccttGCTTCCTTCTTCTCGGCTGGGAGTTCTCCCATATCTAGGTACCTCGCCACTTCTGAAGCCCACCACTCCGACTCAAGGTACCTTGCCACTTCTCGAGCCAACTCTGGCTCTCTGCCATCTCTGCGACTTCAGTCCCAACATCGAGGACTTTTATCACCCTTCTTTCAACCTCCCATGACAAGGTAGAGTCTTTCATTCCTGAGATCATTCATGCCAATTTGTCTTCTATGTTGTTACTCTCCCTTGATATTTGCTCAATGTTGAAATGGCGAAACGGGTCTCGCTTCTCCCATGTCAACTCCAAGTACTTCTTcattcttttgctctttgttACGTACACCCCCAACACCTGATTAATGACCACTTGGGAGTTTGCCTTTACCTCGACCTCGGTGGCCCTTAGTGCCTCTGCTATCGAAAGTCCAGCCACCAGCACTTCGTATTTAGCTTTCATTGTTGGTGGTTTTGAAGGCGAGTTTCGTCATGGATTGGTGTTCGTGTCCGGAGTCATTTACTATGTATACCCTACTCCCTTGCTAGCATGGTAGGATGAGCCGTCGATGAAGACCTACCAGGGCTTTTTGACTAAGTAGTTGCTACTTCTTCAAGAAAGCCAGAAAACTCAACGATAAAGTCTACCAGAGGTTGCATCTTTGTTGCTTGTCTTGGGAGGTAATCAATGTCGAATTCACTCAATTCAATCAACCAGCTTACTAAGCATCTGGAGGCGTCTAGTTTCTGTAGTATATCCTTTAAGGGAGCTTCCATTATGACCTTAATGGGGTGAGCTTGAAAATAGGTTGCAACTGCGTTACTGTCGTCACCAACGCGAAGGCTAGCATCTCCATTTGCAGGTATCTCGACTCTCCAACCACCTTGTGTAATACATCGGTTCCTGAACCTGTCCTTCCTCTTTGATGAGTGTCGTCGACATGGCATGGAGAGAAACCACCAAGTATACATAGAGCGTGTATCCTTGTTCGAACTGGCTTAGCAATGACGGGTTGTATAAGCACAGCTTTCGCGCTTGGAATACCTTCTCATAATCGTCTTTCCATGGGTGCACTTTGTGCAGAACCCTAAAAGACGTCAGGCATTTGTTGATGGACCTGGACACAAATTTGTTTAATGCTTCCACTCTACTGATCAATCTCTGGGTTTTGTTGATGTTCCAAGGGGGCCTCATCTCTGTGATTGCCCTGATCTTCTCTATGTTGGGCTCTGTCCCCCTTTCAAACACTATGAAGCCCAAAAATTTCCCCAAGTCgaagccaaaatctcattttgcgAGGTTCAACTTCATTTTGTATTGACATAGCACGGTGAAGGCTTCCTTCAAATCTTCCAAGTGTTGGGCCAGTTCTTTGCTTTAGACCAATAAGTCATCGACATAGACTTCCATACTTTGCATGATTTGTTTCTTGAACATTCGATTCACAAGTCTCTAGTATGTCACCCTCACGTTTTTCAAGCCAAAGGGCATGGCCTGATAGCAATATAGTCCTCAGTCTATCACAAATGAGGTTTTCTCCTGGTCCACTGGGTTCATTCGGATTTGGTTGTAACCTAAGTAGGCGTCTGTGAAGCTCAACATTTAGTATCCCGTCATGGAGTCGATGATCACGTTGATATGTGGCATTGGGAAACTGTCCTTTGGGTATGCTTTGTTGAGGTTGATGAAGTCcacacacattctccattttCTATTGGACTTTTTTACTGGTACGACATTGGATAACCACTCGGGATAGTGAGCTTCCCTGATGAACCTTGCAGTGAGAAATCGATCAACTTCTTTGGCTATGGTCGTGTATTTCTCAGTGCTGAATTACCTCTTCTTCTGGCAGACTTTCTTGATGGCTGGGTTGACACAAAGATGGTGCTCAATGACTTCATTGTATAATTTTGGCATGTCCTCATGGCTCCATCCAAACACATCTCTATGCTCAATCAATAATTGTTTCAAGGCTTCTCGGACCTCGGGTTGGAGTTTGGTCCCAGCCCGTCTTGTGGTTTCCGGCCGCTTTGCGTGGAAGGCTACCAGCTCTAATGGTTCATCAGGTTTTGTTTGCTCCAAAATGTTTTCATCCTATGTCTCTACACCTTGGTCGAGAAAGACAAGCAGTGGCAGTGGAACTTCGTCTTAACCCTCGTTGTCTATAGTATGGACGTATGCACCTCCCGACCTAAGCTCTTGCATGTAGCACTCTCATTTTAGGGCCTGCTCGCCTCGGACTTCGCCAATTCCCTCTTATGGTTGGAACTTCATCTTCAGATGGTAAGTAGATGTGACTGCTCTGAGGTTGTTTAAGAACGGGTGTCCCAATATAGTGTTGTAGGATGAGGTGGCCTTGATGAGAAGAAAGTTAGCCATAACAGTGGCGATCTAGGCTCTCTTTTCGACCGTGATAGGTAGAGTTATCATGCCCAAAGTTTGTACTACATCTCTAGAGAATCCCTTCAATGGTGTGGGTGACGGCTGTAGTTTGCTACAGTCTATACCCATTTTGATAAAGGCGTCCCAAAAGAGGATATCGGATGAGCTTCTATTGTTGATCAGAATTTGCCAAGTGGTGTAGTTGGTGACTAACAATGTTATTACCAATGCATCGTCATATGGGTACAAGACCCCTTCGCAATATTCTTCCTCGAAGGAAATATTCTATGTTCTCCCCCACCTTGGCTACTTGTGTGGTTTTTCGGTCACATATACATCATCGTATCTTGCTTTGAGGGCGTGTGCTTTTCTATTAGACACGAAAAATCCTCCCTTGGCAAACCTTCCTGCTATAGTATGTATCTCGCCCAGGGGTTCTTCATTGCGGTTCTAATCCTGGCAAGGAGAGTCTTGGTCATTCCCCCTTGATGGTCGTTGCCCTCTTGGACTTTTACTTTGCCGGTTATCTCGATCTTGCTTTGTTCCTGGCCTTGGCACTTGTTTTTCAGGCTTCAAGTGTTCTGCAATCAGACGTTCCAATTTGCCACTATCTCTCAACTCCTCAACTCACCTCTAAAGTGTGAAACAGTCCTCCGTCTAGCTAGTATCACTCGGGTGATAAGCATAAAAATGTCATCCTTTTTTCACTCCGTTACCTTTTGTTTGATCTGTCGACTGGTTATTTGACCGCACACTCAGGTTGTCGTGAGCGAACCTCTGGTCATGTCACCTTGGGGGTGCTCACTTTTCTCGTCTTTTCTCACGCTTTGTCCACTGAACCTTTGGAtgtccttatcttcttctttcatCTCCACTTTACACGGTGCTATTAAAGCTTGCAGTGTGTCTTCAGTATTGACAAAGTCGTCAGCCTTACCCATAAATTCTCTTAACGTCGATGGAGTCCGTCATGTAAGTTCTACCATAAACGGACTTCAGGGCCACACCCCACCTAGAAGGGCTGCTAGCGTAATCTTCTTTTCTTGGTCGTAGGTAGCTAGTCACTCTTTATTGAACTGGGTAAGATACGTCTTCAAGCTTTCGCCCTCCTATTGTTTGATGATAAGAAGGCACACCGAGGGTCTTCTTTGCCTCCTGCTAGCCATGAATTGTGTTAGGAATTGCTTGGCTAATTCCTCAAAGCTGTCGATCGATCTTAGTCGTAGGGCCTTTAACCAGCTTCTTGCCACACCCTTTAATGTCATTGGGAAATCCCTGAATGCTACCTCTCCTAGGAACCCATAGAGGGTCATGTGTGCTTTCAAATTTTCCATGTGGTCGACCGAGTCTCGTGACCTATTGTATAGCTCTATCTGTGGAACTTTGAACTTTGGTGGGAGCGAGACAACCATTACTTCCGAACTATAAGGCAAGTATTTACAGTTAAGCAGCTAGTCGATTGAGGACAATCCTCCCATCCTTCTAGACATCTCTTTATATTTGTTACTGAGATTGCACAATTCATCATGCAGCTTCTTTTTCTCTGCTTCCTTGGCATTCATTCTGCCTGCATGTGCGCTTCTCCTTCCAGTTGTTCGCTGTGGTTTGGTGCCGCTCCCTCACTATAGGCTAGAATTTTCGATTTTAGGCTTTTGTTCTCTTGTTGGAGGGTTTCTATTGTTTCactcattttctttataattctTCCATCTCTATAAGTTGCGCTTCCATCTTTGAGGAGCATGTCGAAGTAGGCATGTGGAAATCTCGTTGACAGTGTTCAAGGAATTTGTATCGATCCTAGAGACGACGCCAATGTTGATGACATTTTTCACTACCAACTGATCTCAATCAAGGACGGACCTAcataaaggaagaaaaagggaTTTAGTGTGCCTGATgcacctctgatgcctaagtcagaaATATAGAGGTATTACTTGGTAAAAAAGGGGGATCTGAAGATTATATACATGGGTTTATTGGTGTTGGTCCCTTATATAGGAGTGAATTGTCATTGATAAGGATACTATATTTTCCTCAGATCTTGGGATATGATCACAAAAAGAATGGTTTGACATCCCGAGAAATAATACCTCGAGTATCTCGTCGTTTCTTCATAAGTATATACATGCCATTAAGGTTGATTACCATAGTAGTCTTACCGGGGGCGATATGACCTTGGGAACCGAAATCTACAGTGTTCCTGTAGGTTTCACGTCCCGTTGAGCCTATTACATGGGTTTTTTTACTTTGTATCCTTAGACCCATCGATCAGATATTTAAATGACTCTCCAATCATAATATACAACTCAATCGATTAGAGAACATAATACATATGATTTAACAAGCTATACCATGAAATCTAGTTTAATAAGTTGATGTTAGGATGGGGTGAATTTATAGTTTAAAATcttatagtatattttaattacTTCATTTATATTGTGAAAATAATGACTACTCCTAAGTAGTTATTATTATGCGAGAACCTACTATTAGCCTATTAGGACATAATAGGTTTTTTACCCTCCAATCATATATTGTCATTTCgttgttacaaaattttttaaaataatctaaatCGCATTGGATTATTACGACaacattaaaatagaaaagactCAAACCTAAAAATTACTAATCCTAATTACTTTTAAAACAATCTCCCCTTACTTTTTTAGTTGCTATCCCAAGAGATGGTTGGAGCaattattaaaacaatttatctggTATCGCTCAGTAGTAGGTGGTGGCCACCACCATGAACTGAAATGTTCACTTATGATGAATGGCCAGATTTGGCCAAACTAGTGCTGGAATAGTGCTAAAATGGGCAAAACCGACATGGCTAGAATCGGCGTTGTCGTGGTCGGGACTCGGATCTGGCCAGAATTAGAGCCAACATGGTCAATCTTGGCAACTTCAATGCTAGTTTAGGGCGGTGATTGTCGGCAGACCAcctttaataattaaaattttttaattgtctttttctTAGTTTCGGTTTGAATATACAAAACCTCTCAATCCAATTGATGAATAAAGTACAGTGGACATGCTAATTGATGATACTACTAGGAACTAGAATGAACAATTAATTAgagctctcttcaatccaagcGTAGCTGAGGAGATCCTAAATGTTAGATTACCAACAAGTTAGTGTATGGATAGGTGGATTTGGGACAAGGAAGTAAATGGCAAATTCACGGTCAAGAGTGCTTATAAGATGATTCAGGAGATTGAGACTAGTGGTGATGGGGAAACATCCTTGCAGATGGGGGATAGGAGTCTTTGGCGGAAAATATGGCATATGGAAGTTTCCAGGAAGATTAAAGCGTTTGCATGGAAGGCTTGTAACGATATTTTACCAACACTTATTAATCTTAGGAGGAAAAAGGTGGAGGTGGATTCTAAGTGCTGTTTCTATCAGATTCATGAGGAAGATATTACTCATGCTTTGTTAAATTGTCCTACTATCTATATTGTTTGGCAGCGTTTCTTCCTAGTGGACAAGTTTCTTCATACTTCTTTCAGTTTTATTCAAACTATGCACAAGGTTCTGATGCAAGGCAGCGAAGCTAAACTAACTTTGTTTTGTGTCCTTTGCTGGAGCGTATGGTACAGAAGGAATCAAATGCAGATGGAGAAGAATTTGCTACAACCTGTCCAAGCGACTAAGCGTGCTTTATCAATGTGCAAAGTCTTTAATGATGTGTGAGCAATTACATCAAGGGAGCAATTACAAAAACTGACTAAGTGGCAAGCTCCAGAAGATGGTGTTTTtaagttgaatgttgatggggcAATTTTTTCTAATCTAAGGAAGGCTGGAGTTGGGATGGTTATGCGAGATACACATGGAGCAATTGTGATGGTAGCAAGTAAGATTGAGCAAGAGGTGGATGAGGCAGCTACAATTGAAGCCATTGATGTGTTGAGAGGGATACAACTTTGTCTTCCACTTGGCATCCCAAAAGTAGCCATTGAAACTGATTGCCTCAGTGTGGTTCAGGAGCTGCAATCTAATGAAACCTTTTATGCTAATGCTGGTAATTTGATCCATGAGATTAGGAACATGTTGCCGTGTTTCCAGGAAGTACAAGTGCTACATGTCAACAAAATGGGGAATGGGGTAGCTCATGCTTTAGCTAGATATGCTTGGAACAttgttaatattaatgtttggtGGGAACAGGTCCCTTCTTTTGTTCACCATGCTTTATGGTTTGATAACAATTAATGTATTGATGTTTTCAGATTTGAATGAAGTTatgtttatcaaaaaaaaaaaaaaaaacctcgcatctcatcttatctcattattacaattttttcaatttttcgtacaaaatataataaacaatttaactttttcaaattccaaactaaaaatattattaaaaatttaaattctaacactattttattcaactttgaacaaaacatctcatctcatcttatttgaaCTGCAGAACCAAACATAACTTAgtattatggtttttttttttttttttaacaatgagaAATGGAGGTTTTTAACCCATGTTCTCCGTTTGGAGAAGGGGGTTGTGTGCCATCAGGTCATCGGGCTCTTGGCTTAGTGTCAATGATTGATTGAGTGTATATATGCTTATTTTATAATCAAGCGACTAAGTGATGTGTTGAGTTTATACGAACGATATAAAATAGACTTTTACACCATCCTCGTTAAAATAGACTTAACAAGTAGAGTATGTTAGAACTTTGAAGTTCAGTTCAGTCACCTCACTCTTTTAGAATGGGAGGTCGATGGTGCTCAttgattttggaagaaaatggtACGTGTACTTACCTAGCTAATGATAGACATTCGGAAAACCCATTTTTTAAAGGTCCACATGCTCAAGAATGAGTTTTGCATGCCTTTTCATATGATTATCCTTTGTATGAATATTGGCCAATCACTTTTTAATAGACTTTCTTGAACTTTTGCTTTCTACATAACAGGAGCCTGCTCAAAGTGTCCCGGCTAGTTGTTGTTTACGTTTATTGTCATTCACCAGACTTGATAAAatgacgaaaaaaaaaaagtcttaccCGGATAGAGCTTTAAGAGATTCCTAGTAGGATCCTTGATCAACTCTTCATGTCAAAATTGCAGGGGCTAGTATAAAAAATGTATAGAGCTTCTAATCAaataattgttctttttttccaaGTGGTTCCattgtataaataaaattagaatttacaGATATTGCTCATAGGAGCCTTGAATGAATCATCACAAAATACGATAGAATGTAGGGTTGGGAAAACAAATAcatttccttggaagagttgATCGGCTGCTCATCTAGCAAGAAGGTGTGCAATTATATTAGCTGATCGTTTCTCTGGCTGGAGATGTCATTTTGGCTTCTACTTTAGTGAAATATTGACAATGTGTTTCGCATACCCGCCTTAGATTGTTCACCTGCAAGATGTTAAGGAGATCTTTAGCAATTGGCAATGGCACGGATTGCCACTCCGATGcttccgatgcctaagtcagtcaTTTTGTATGTTGTGAATTCTAAAGAGATTTAGTAAAAAGTCTGTACCTATCTTcctcattcctttttttttttttggcttcatGTATCCCATTCGGAGGTTGGTGTAGCTTCTCCTACTCAGAGTGGCCTGACAGCTCTCTCCTCTATAAAAGTGTGTTGTGTCATTAAATGTGGTAATCCCTTTGGCTCTCGGATCACCGAGGCTTGACACCGACAGGTCCCCTGAGAGGATAACTTCCCGCATTTAATGCGATAACCCTTCTAATTCTGAAATATGGGAGGCCATTCTGTTTTGACTTGATCACTGATATGTCGACTGGTTGCCAAGGTGTCCCTTCATATTGTGGTGCCATGCCAAGGTGCAACCGAATGACTATCTTAGTTTGCTATTTTTCCCTTGATGGGCCTGCTCTTACCTTCGTAAGATGGATCCTTTGGGGCTCGCCCTTTGCTCTCATTTTCGCATATAGGGTGTTTAGTCTGCCCAGGCCTCGTGTGAGTTAGATGGCCCGATGGGATTGGGCCCTTAGTCTAGCGTAGGGAATGGGGCCTAACAGCTACCCCCAAATTCCTATCATATGCCTACGATGGGAATTCCATCCATTTTCTTTCctaccttttcttctttcttcttcttttccttacCTGTTGGCGGTTGATTTGAATTCTATGAATTAGGATTGGTTTTCTTCATGTTAAGAGGGATGCCTGCTGGTTAGCTTTCCTCATGCTCTGCAACAACCCACTAGACTACTGAATTTCTCTAGACTTTCGGATCATCGTGAAAACCCCAGAAAGGCAATCGCATAGGATTGAATTGGTCAGTATTAGGGATGAAAACCGACGTCATCGGCGTAGTTTTTGGGCAAAACCTACGCCGACCAAAGACTAAAAAACTAGGGGAGCAACCTACCGTAACCGGTCGATGGGGAGCAGGAAACCGATTGAGGCAATTCTCTGGTGGTTCTCGGTTGGCATCGGTTCCCCTGGCGGCGTGATtctactgagagagagagagagagagagagagagagttgtagaGGAGATCGGGAAATGGAAGAAgattgaggaagaagaagaccccATAccgaaacgacgtcgttccacttaGTGGAATGGCGTCGTTtcagacatttttttttcttacgtctttaataaaatgacgtcgtttgcTTTAATACCAAACGGCATCATTTCTATTATCTATCGTATACTTATAGATATACAATGACGTCGTTCCatttaaacttaagtggaatgGCATCGTTttgattagtatatattaaaaaaaaaataagttttattatatCGGTCGGATCAGCGGTCCGTCCAAGCCTCAAACCAGGACCGAACAGCTGAACGTCGGTTCCTGTATTATTCCACCACACGCTGGCCGGTTCTCCATCGGTTCCAGCCGGTTCTTGACGCAGCCGGCTGGTTCACGTCGACGGTGGCCGGTTGCATCGACGGCGGCCGGTTGCATCGGTTTTTGTACAACCCTAGTTAGCATAATCAATTTATGGCCCACTTAGACTtcaaaaatgtaattttatttatttgaggtacttagtAATGTGATAATGAGAAACGGTCTGCGTCATTAATCTCAAATGAATATTTAGCATTTTACGAcgcaataaaatgattttcatttttcgaACAACAACTATTCAAAAATGTGTTTGATTTGTTTGAGGCACTTAGGAGTTGAATTCCACGAAATTAAGTACATTCCTAGTTTCGTaggattatttatgaatttatggTGCAAAGTTACTTACCATTTTCAACGTGAATAGTGAGTCCTATGTAAGTGTAATGTGGCATGCAATCCAGTTGTTTTCAAATTacaatgtggaatgtccaaatcaATCTAGAAAAGTTTCatttagacacttggcaagatcttagccatacTTGATAAATAGTATAGGACACTTGGCACCacgaggaaccatgagatggaaatgtgaatgaaaggaaggaaaatcaagttttgtaatcatgccacctaagccaaacactattccatccaaccatccaatttgtgccaaaccaaaaagggtttcaacTCTAGTGAAACtgtaaatatttagaatataattgaaatcccaaaacttttgtgaaaattgaaatcctaaacggtttccccaaaccccatATGGTTACCTCAAACCCTAAGTGTTGGCCAGTTGTAGCTTaatgtttaatcacttgattaaattactttcaAATGCTATTAACTACTCATTCACGTTATTACACCCTCATtcattcttttatattatagcattttaattggaccaagaaaaattagatttggtcTTGTTAGAAACCCCAAATGTGGCCCATTCGGTTAAGGCCtattaaggcccacgaaattgcaCCACCAAGGTAGGGCTTGAAGAGGAAGTTTCCTCCTGTCGAGTGTCCTTTTACTACCCAAGTCAGTCCCAAATAGTAGTTGATGGGAAGGCCAAAGTCACCTCACCACCTTGCTCTCACACAGTAGCAACAAGCTAAAAAACCATTGGATGTGGCACATTTTGCTGACACCACATCACCCAAAAGTCACTTTTAAATCTCCTCTAAACCACTAATGCAGTACGAGTCTTGTCCATGACCTTTTCATTACTCTTTTGTCactttaaaaatactttcttagaGAGAAATCCAGAGGAACTCTCAGACTACTTTTCTAGCTTTTCTTGCTCgaatttttcaaagtttttgtAAGTGAATTCTCACAAATCTTTCTTCACATAAATTGTTACTATTTGAGTATATTTTCTGTTAGTAtattgtttgtaaatttatgtgaATGTTTAATAGGTGAAAAGTCTATTTAAGCATGCAGATGTCATTCTAGAATAAGTCtaaactaggggtgtaaatttaaattggaAAACTGGCCCGAACCGGTTTTGAattggtccggtccgggaccCGTTCCAATATTATGAAAAGCGGCTGAACCCagtccggtttcggttccgtaatttccggaaccggaccgaactggttgggaaatatatatatatataaattaattttatatattatacaaaatattttttatatataaattttatatacaatatataattatatatgaaatttatatatataatatatgtaactatatataatttcatattataatttataacataaaatattaattttaaatatcaacatttgtaatttgtttgatcatatattattaatataaaaaatatctattataatattaattaaattttatggcctaacaaattctcaacataatatatagtattagtatatattaatatatcataagagttatagcataatatagttaacttaatatattagtattaatactatgatatgaatatagtatgatagtatgatatattaatatataatatatatatgataaaagttatagcataatatatgtataatagtatagttaacttaatattttagtattaatatcactattagtatagtatatagtattagtaataatttaatatcaatgtattattatattagtattggtatagtctatagttatttagtattagtatagcaTTACCaataccaatagtattactatatactactagttataataaattaaattcactataacaaatactaatatatagttattctaatcactataactaatagtctaatattaatactattatatagtttatACTAATAGTagtagtaacactataataatataatatatagtttaccctatgaaaaagaatttttcggaaatattattgatacaccaatATATACTATTAGCTATCCTGATAAAGCATCCACCTCCCATAATCCTGAAAAGGAACATTcttctccaacatattcacaagtagttggagatgatgcccattATATACTCtgaataaataagaatttaaaattaataaagaatatttcaaacaagataaaatagcaatataacaacaaatataacaaaaaaatataataataataatataacaatataatcaccaatggctctgaaACCAAATGCGTAAATCTCAGGTAATAAAtagatattaataataatttaatagtaATAGGCGGTATAACCAgtcatatgcatgatagcagaTAGAGCAGGCAGTGtaaccggccatatgcatgaggaagtaaataatatagaaaagataTTCAAAATAAACTTCTTTACTAAagacataatacttacaaggagactaaTTATCAGAAGAGTTGGAAGCAGAAGACATGAAGAAATAAAGATTTACAAAAGATGAACTTTTAGAGTGAGGAGTGAGGAGGACTAGAGTGATGTGGGCAAGAAAGGAAGAGGCTTCAGATTGAGAGTTTCTGAATGCTCTTCTTTCTTTACAGACTCATTTATATAGACACTAGAACAATACAAAACAGTGATTCTAATAATACATGTACAGTATCAACCAACATTAAAAACAAGAATAGTATCAGCCGATACTAAAAACAAACTAACACAGTACAGGACACGTGAACTAGTATGTACAAAGTCATTTGTTGTTTTTATGGACAATAATCTGTCATGAATAATAATCTTTTGAGGAGATAATATTCTTAACAACTTCCATCTGTCATGCTGACTAATTGAGAAAGTAGTAATCTTCTGGAATTACATAATCTGAGggtcataatttgctaattccagtt encodes:
- the LOC121255176 gene encoding uncharacterized protein LOC121255176; translated protein: MDRWIWDKEVNGKFTVKSAYKMIQEIETSGDGETSLQMGDRSLWRKIWHMEVSRKIKAFAWKACNDILPTLINLRRKKVEVDSKCCFYQIHEEDITHALLNCPTIYIVWQRFFLVDKFLHTSFSFIQTMHKVLMQGSEAKLTLFCVLCWSVWYRRNQMQMEKNLLQPVQATKRALSMCKVFNDVKAGVGMVMRDTHGAIVMVASKIEQEVDEAATIEAIDVLRGIQLCLPLGIPKVAIETDCLSVVQELQSNETFYANAVQMGLGNPSDVLDGKESNLDKERRLSHPENERSVEKERSNELVIMQVVVIEIS